In Hugenholtzia roseola DSM 9546, the genomic stretch CTTTGCTGCACCAAACCTTTCATATATTCGTAGTTAAGCGAAAAACAGAAACGTTGCCAAAAATAAGCCTCTAAACCTACACCTGCCTGCAACGCAATGTTTGTTTTGCTAATAATACTCGCCTGATGCGTTTCTAAAAAACTTTCTCCATTGACAGTGCGTGGGTTCTGCCCACTATAAGGAATTCCTTGGTAGCGGTTATATTGAAAAGTTGCGCCTGCATAGGGCGAAAGCGCAAAGATATTTTCTTTCAACCAAAAACGTTTTCCCACTTCTAAGGGAACAAAAATAGGAGCATACAGACGTGAAGAACCACCAAAACGAAGCGGATTAAAGGCATCTCTATAGTATTTATCCGCACCTACTTCAAAACCTTGTACGTAGTTGTAATGCGCTTTAATAAAACCTATCCTACCAAACATATCGTTGGCAAAATGATAGGTAGCACGAAGCCCGAACTGACCGCTATTGCGCCCGGGTGTTTTGAGAACATCACCTTGACTTTCGGCAGAGGCGTATGAGCGAATAATGCCTAATTCTGCCCCTATGCTCCAATTTTGGGCTTGAATTGCAGGAAGCATTGAAAAGAAAAGAAGAAATGCAAATGCAATTTTTTTCATAAAATTATTTTTTGAATTTAATAAAGCGAATAGGATAAGAAAGTTGTAGAGAAATAGTTGTGCCACGTGTGTAGCTATAAGTTTGGTAGGTCTGATTAGTAGTAAAATCCGTCAGCACATAGTTATTGCGATAGATGCGATTCAGACCCTGACGAAAGATAAGCGAAATGCCGAGCATCTCTTGCTGTGTTTTTTCAGTCAGCAAACGGAACGTCAGACCTGCATGCAAGGCTGCACCCCAACGCTTTTCCACCACTTCTGTATAAAAAAGCCAATTTAGCCCCATCTCTGTATCGGTATCTTCTACTTTGGGCTGACGGCGACAGAGCGAAGCCCCAAAAAGAGCGGAAAGTTGGAACAGATTAGTCTGCATTACCCTGCGAGAAGATTTCCACAAACGCGCCTCTCCTGCTATGTAGTAATGTTCTACAGGATTACGGTAGCCAACAGTAAATCGTTCTGGTGGAATATGGAAGCCATATCCTTCACGCCCCACTCCCTGATAAATACCCATACTGACCTGATAAATGCTATCTATTTGATAGCCAAGCTCTAAACCAAAGGTTGGAACTCTAGCAGCATAATTATAGCTATCTCGCTGCAAAGCAGGGTGCGGAGTAGGCTCTTTGATGTGCTGCCAAAAACCCTCTTCCCAACCGATAATAGGCTTGATATAAAGCGAAGACCTCGTAATTTGCGCTGCTAAGGGCAGAATAAAGACCCAAAGTAGTAGCACATAGAGATATTTCATAAATGAATATTATTGGGATTTTAGCTACTACCTATGACTTTATCATAGGTAGTAGCGTGATAAATTTATGGGCGTTTGGTTTTAAAGAGATAAAACGCTTCAAATTTTCAAAACGCTGCAAAGGTACATACAAAAGAAATGAATGTCCAAATGTTTGCCTTATTTTTTTCTTAGAATGATACAATTTTGGGGCAGAAAAGTAAAAGCTATTTTTTGTTTTCTAAGGCTTAAAAGCATTTCTTTATTATTTTAAGGCTCAAAAACAAGGGTTTTTCGCGATTTATTATCGCTATTTTGCATTTTTTCAGTATATTATTCTGATATTAAAAAAAATGGTACATTCTACTCCGCTCAATGGTATCCCATAGGCGAAAGTAAAAGATTTGCATTTCCAAAAGAAAAGACAATAGCTATTTTAGCTTTCTTACGAAAAACTTACATGAAAACACCCCACCTGCGGTAGGTAGGGTGTATGAGTTTATCTCTAAGCCTTCATGGAAGTTACTTTGCTGCGTTTGCCTTTTGGTACATTTCCACAATCCGTTCCTGAAAATAATCTTTAAAAGGAGGGGCG encodes the following:
- a CDS encoding outer membrane beta-barrel protein, with amino-acid sequence MKKIAFAFLLFFSMLPAIQAQNWSIGAELGIIRSYASAESQGDVLKTPGRNSGQFGLRATYHFANDMFGRIGFIKAHYNYVQGFEVGADKYYRDAFNPLRFGGSSRLYAPIFVPLEVGKRFWLKENIFALSPYAGATFQYNRYQGIPYSGQNPRTVNGESFLETHQASIISKTNIALQAGVGLEAYFWQRFCFSLNYEYMKGLVQQSEGFGNYSINGEVLGSGTTKSYGDKMALIFSLRYDLTKPKK